A window of the Electrophorus electricus isolate fEleEle1 chromosome 11, fEleEle1.pri, whole genome shotgun sequence genome harbors these coding sequences:
- the ablim1a gene encoding actin-binding LIM protein 1a isoform X8 has protein sequence MFTEGEEMYLQGSTVWHPGCKRSTRTEERQRKTGSSSESTCSRPGSSVSGSPGHTIYAKVDNEFLDYRDLAAIPKVKAIYDIERPDLINYEPLYTTSLDETEERESVGELQTLRRDRSFMPDDRTPRTMSPIASADSYYDMRGHILQRSTSHGSIGSPVYNRHNYTPSISRSPQHFHRPGPEPSSGRSSPGASTPPLPSTPKHFHVPDQNVNIYRKPPVYKLHGPGFDMRRKSCEEDEEEEEVQKRRQLQEEHLSKMQSGLGKLILKEEKEKQLIRERHARSLSAQRYVSNSADPNSPSKSGSLPGYGRGGMYRPQSTDFTQYNSYVDVCGGTREFQPLQDSHQAVSRMDRGVSMPNMVELKVYPYEVLMVTNRGRTKLPRDVDRTRLERHLAPETFFDIFGMAIQEFDRLPLWKRNDMKRSAKLF, from the exons ATGTTCACTGAAGGAGAAGAGATGTACCTCCAGG GATCTACCGTCTGGCATCCGGGATGCAAGAGGTCAACcagaacagaggagagacagagg AAGACAGGCTCCTCATCCGAAAGTACATGTTCCCGACCTGGTTCAAGTGTTTCTGGCTCACCGGGTCACACCATATAT GCAAAAGTAGACAACGAGTTCCTTGATTACAGAGATCTAGCTGCCATCCCCAAAGTCAAAGCCATTTATGACATCGAGCGTCCAGATCTGATCAACTACGAGCCACTTTACACCACCTCTCTAGAtgaaacagaagagagagagagtgttggagAG CTTCAGACGTTGAGGCGGGATCGTTCCTTTATGCCAGATGACAGA ACACCAAGAACCATGTCACCAATTGCATCTGCAGAT AGTTATTATGACATGAGAGGACACATCCTACAGCGATCTACCAGCCACGGTTCCATTGGATCCCCCGTCTACAACCGCCATAATTATACGCCATCAATCTCACGCTCACCACAGCACTTCCACAGACCAG GCCCTGAGCCGTCCAGTGGCCGGAGCTCCCCTGGAGCGAGCACGCCTCCCCTACCCTCAACTCCGAAACATTTCCATGTGCCAG aTCAAAATGTCAACATCTACCGGAAGCCGCCCGTCTACAAACTACATG GCCCGGGCTTCGATATGAGGAGGAAGTCCTgcgaggaggatgaggaggaggaagaggtgcagAAACGCAGGCAGCTTCAGGAGGAACATCTCAGCAAG ATGCAGTCTGGACTCGGGAAGCTCATCCtgaaagaggagaaggagaagcagCTGATCAGGGAGCGCCATGCACGCAGCCTCTCCGCGCAGCGCTATGTTTCCAACAGCGCAG ATCCAAATTCGCCTTCCAAATCAGGATCCCTCCCAGGCTACGGCCGAGGTGGCATGTACCGG CCTCAGTCCACTGACTTTACCCAGTACAACAGTTACGTGGACGTCTGTGGTGGCACCCGAG AGTTCCAG CCCTTACAGGACAGCCACCAGGCAGTCAGCAGAATGGACAGGGGGGTTTCTATGCCTAATATGGTGGAACTAAAA GTGTATCCCTATGAAGTGCTCATGGTTACCAACCGTGGCCGGACTAAGCTCCCTAGAGATGTGGACAGAACTCGTCTGGAG CGACACCTGGCTCCAGAGACTTTCTTTGACATCTTTGGGATGGCGATTCAAGAGTTTGACAGGCTGCCACTGTGGAAGCGCAATGACATGAAAAGGAGTGCCAAGCTCTTCTAA